tgagtgtaattaaacttctgacccactgggaatgtgttgaaagaaataaaagctgaaataaatcattctctctactattattctgacatttcacatttttaaaataaagtggtgatcctaactgacctaagacatggaatttttactaggattaaatgtcaggatttgtgaaaaactgagtttatatgtatttggctaaggtgtatgtaaacctcccacttcaattgtattatattttatgcattttagaataaggctgtaacgtaacaacattttgaaaaagtcaaggggtctaaatactttccaaatgcactgtatgtcatggaaagagcaggtgtcctaatgttttgtacactcagtgtattaaaATGAGCTATACAGTTGATAATAACAattatgtaatttaaaaaaaaacMgacttaaaatgtatttaatatgctCCAGTTACAGAAAACCCTTAATTCAATAAAAAACATAtctaatgtttattttttatatttgctaCTATCCTCGACAAATTCaaacatttcttgcataatttTTCAGCCATAATTTCAATTCTCCATGGTCTTCTTGATCCAGTCTACGTAGTTAGCTACGCGGGTGTAGACCCCATATTGGCCTGGCTCTCCACAGTCAATTCCCCAGCTGGCGATCCCTGCTGCCCAGAAAACTCCCCCATACTTCAGGACATACGGCCCTCCACCATCTCCTGCACAGGTGTCCTTTCCACCCTCTGGTAACCCGGCACAGAACATGCCGTCTGTCAAATCAGgggcttctctcttcttcttcctcgcCTCATCAATAGAGCTTCTGCACTTCACCTGGTCCACCAGGGGAATCCGGACATATCTGAGGTTACTGGGCATTTCATCATCATCTTTGAGGCCAAAACCTGAAACccagctgagagagggagggagagagagaaagggagagaagccccgtttatacctggtgctaacatgggtcctttgtcctgatcttgtctacattcagattgtgcccacatttccagaggctgctgaggggaggacggctcataataatggctggaacgtagCGAAgggaatgacatcaaacatatggaaaccatgtgtttgatgttgttgatacctttccactgattccgctccagccattaccacgtgcccgtcctccccaaatcaaatcaaaatcatattttatttgtcacatgccctgaatacaagtgaaatacagtgaaatgcttacttacaagcccttaaacaacaatgcagttttaagaaaaataccccccccaaaaattataataaaagtaacaaataattaaagagcacagtaaaataacaataacgaggctatatacWgggggtaccggtacagagttaatgtgcgggggcaccagttaatcgaggtaattgaggtaatatgtacatgtacactaccattcaaaagtttggggtcacttagaaatgtccttgtttttgaaaggaaggcacattttttgtccattaaaagaacataaaattgatcagaaatacagtgtagacattgttaatgttgtaaatgactattgtagctggaaacggcagattctttattgaatatctacataggcgtacagaggcccattaccagcaaccatcactccttcgTTCCAATGGCACYttatgttagctaatccaagtttatctgggccgtacgcactaccctctgtagtgccttgcagttggaggctgagcagctgccataccaggcagtgatgcaacccgtccggatgctctcgatggtgcagctgtagaaccttttgaggatctgtggacccatgccaaatcttttcagtctcctgagggggaataggttttgtcgtgccctcttcactactgtcttggtgtgcttggaccatgatacttTGTTGgggatatggacaccaaggaacttgaagctctcaacctgctccactacagccccgtcgatgggaatgggggcgtgcttggccctccttttcctgtagtccacaatcatcttgtttgtcttgatcacgttgagggagaggttgttatcctggcaccacacggctaggtctctgacctactccctataggctgtctcgtcgttctctgtgtcatcggcaaacttaatgatggtgttggagtcgtgcctggccatacagtcatgagtgacctgggagcacaggaggggactgagcatgcacccctgaggagcccccgtgttgaggatcagcgtggSggatgtgttgttacctacccttaccacctgggggcggcccatcagaaagtccaggatccagttgcagagggaggttgtttagtcccagggtccttaacttagtgattaAGGTGccgccaacctcctgtgctacacatgctattaaaatgtgtctgttatccatccactgtgtctgcattgtgaccaaATTTCCTGGTCCCTTCTTTTATTCAAATTATTACACAGATATTcttccaaaataatatttatttattctaaGACACATTGTGATGTAATCGGTCAATgtctgtcaatgattttagaaggcggaataatgatgatgatttaAATGATTTCtctgtccagatctgtctacaAATGTAAGATATCCAGATACAATGTATGTCTGACTACCCCCGGAAGTGGGCAGgatgatctgatcacaatcagatcacaatgtgtcttttgattgtctacacTTGTGTACTAAtttgggcacaatcagaatgtggacaaaggATGCAAGTTAGAACCAAGTAtaaacagggttagagagagagaaattacaaATGCAGTATCATAGCTTCCATTTCCATTGCATTGAGGTAGttttaggatttaaaaaaaatacaatagaaaCAGAAATAGAGAACGCC
This is a stretch of genomic DNA from Salvelinus sp. IW2-2015 unplaced genomic scaffold, ASM291031v2 Un_scaffold2849, whole genome shotgun sequence. It encodes these proteins:
- the LOC112074860 gene encoding complement C1r-A subcomponent, translating into MLLSVEGGRSGGMVIGDRWILTAAHGVVHQHNNQVIKKSEVMAYFCDKQRENLLQSPPLEVASLHPHPGYNNTDGLSFNHDIALIKLQHPLTFSSSIMRVCLPEKGAEYSTGRVGWVSGFGLKDDDEMPSNLRYVRIPLVDQVKCRSSIDEARKKKREAPDLTDGMFCAGLPEGGKDTCAGDGGGPYVLKYGGVFWAAGIASWGIDCGEPGQYGVYTRVANYVDWIKKTMEN